From Paenibacillus sp. PL2-23:
ACTACGCCTGGCGGGGACAAGACGATGACGGCGCTGCTGTCCAACGCTATTGACGTCGCGCTTGTCGGCTCGGAGACGTCGATCTATGTGTACCAGCAGGGCGCGGAGGATCCCGTAATCAACTTCGCTCAGCTGACGCAGACAGACGGCACATTTCTTGTAGCGAGAGAGAAGCTGCAGAGCTTTGACTGGGAGTCGCTTAAGGGCTCTGTCTTTCTGGGACAGCGCAAAGGCGGAATGCCGCAGATGGCGGGAGAGTTCGCTATGAAGAAGCACGGCATTGATCCCCATGGCGACATGGAGCTGATTCAGAATGTCGACTTTGCGAACATTGCGCCGGCGTTCTCCTCCGGAACAGGCGATTATGTGCAGCTGTTCGAGCCGACAGCCTCGATATTCGAGAAGGAAGGCAAGGGTTATGTCGTTGCTTCCTTCGGAACGGAGAGCGGCCATCTGCCCTATACCGTGTTTATGAGCAAAAGCAGCTTTATCGAAGGCAATCCCGATACGATCCAGGCGTTTACGAATGCGGTTTATCGGGCGCAGCAATGGGTAGAGGCGAACGACGCGGAGGCGATCGCAGACGTCGTGCTGCCGTACTTTGAAAATGTGGAACGTGATATTCTGGTGAGCTCCATCGACCGTTACAAGCAGCAGGGCTCGTTCGCAAGCGATCCCATTGTAGATGAAGGAGAATGGAATAATCTGCTTGACGTCATTTCGTCTGCGGGAGAGCTGGAAGAGCGAACAGCGCATAGCGTGCTCGTGAATACAGAGTTTGCCGAACAAGCGATTGCCGGTGGGGAGTAGTCCGGCAGTCTGCAGGAGGAGGACATGAAATGAAGGACTCGACGGCGCTTGCGCTTAGACGGCTCTCTCATGTCTACGTGAGCGACAAAGGCGCATCGCTGGCGGTGGAGGGCATCGAGCTGGCGGTGGCGCCAGGCGAATTCGTCAGCCTGGTCGGTCCCAGCGGCTGCGGCAAAACGACGCTGCTCAGCCTGCTGGCGGGATTATTCCCTCCAACCTCGGGTGAAGTGTGGCTTGGAGGGGAGAAGGTGAGCGGGCCGTCGCCGAAGGTTGGCTATATGCTGCAGCAGGATTATTTGTTCCCATGGCGGACCATTCGCGATAACGCGGCGGTCGGACTGGAGATTCAGGGAACCAAATCGGCAGATACGATGAAGAAGGTAGAGGGCTGGCTGGAGGAGCTGGGCTTAGGGGGCGCAGGCTCACGTTATCCCCATGAGCTGTCGGGCGGGATGCGCCAGCGGGTCGCCCTGGCCCGTACGCTGGTGACGGAGCCGGAGGTGCTTCTGCTTGACGAGCCGTTCTCCGCACTGGATCTTCATATTAAGATGCAGCTGGAGGCTATTGTGGTGGAGACGCTCCGCAAGCTGGGCAAGACGGCTGTGCTGGTGACGCATGACTTGTCGGAAGCCGCGGCGATGAGCGACAGGGTTGTTGTATTGGGACGCAACCCCGGCCATATTCGCAAGATTATCGCCATCCCGGAGCCGATTCGGGCCGCAGATCCCATCGCTGCCCGCAAGCTGCCGGGCTTCCAGGAGCTGTTCGAGGCGCTCTGGTCGGAGCTGGACGCCGTCGACGGGAAGGGAGGGGAGTCGCATGCGTAACGACACCGGCGCGAGGGCAAGCGATAACGGAAGAGCGGAGGTGTCGGGCATACAGGAGGACCGCAGCGCTCTGATGGAGGAGCTGTACGCCAAGCATAAGCGGAGCGCGCGGCACACGTCGATTGCGGCGCTGATGACCCAGATCGGCATCTTGGTCATCTTCCTTGGGCTGTGGGAAGCCGCTGGCCGCAGCAAATGGATCGATCCGCTGCTGTTCAGCTTTCCGTCCAAGCTGGCGGATCAGCTGTGGCGAACGATGGTAGACGGCTCGCTGTGGCCGCATGTCGGCGCAACCGTCATGGAGACGATTGCCGGGTTTGCGCTTGGCACGCTGGTTGGCACCGTGCTGGCTGCTTTGTTGTGGTGGTTCCCATTCCTGTCGCGGGTGCTCGACCCTTATCTGGTCGTTATGAACAGCATGCCGAAGGTGGCGCTTGGCCCCATCTTTATTGTTGGGCTTGGCCCGGGCTTCGCGTCTATCGTGGCGATTACGCTAATGGTCACCGTGATCATCACCACCATTAATATTTACAATCGGTTCCGCGAAATCGACAGCGGCTATATCAAGGTGGTCCGGTTGTTCGGGGCGTCGAGGCTTCAGCTGTTCCGGCTGGTCATTCTGCCGGGCTCCTTCCCCGTTATTATCGCAACCTTGAAGGTGAATGTGGGTCTGGCGTGGGTCGGCGTCATCGTGGGAGAATTTCTGGTGGCGAAGATTGGCCTCGGCTATCAAATTATATATGGCTTCCAGGTGTTCAACTTTACGCTTGTCCTGTCCAGTCTCGTAGTGATCGGCGTGGTGGCGACAATGATGTACCAGCTGGTCGCGTGGCTGGAGAAGCGGTTGACGGAGGGCTGGCGGGAGCGGTAGGATGGGGAAGGTGTTCCATCCTAATGAGAAGCCGAGGTTGTTGCATATGGGCATTCGAGTCATTAAAACCGCGATCGCCGCGATTGCGGCGATCTATACCGCCATCTATCTGGAGCTGTCCCCTGCGCTGTCCGCAGGCATTCTGGCGATTCTGGGCGTCGAGGTGACGCGAATGAAAGGTCTCAGGAGCGCCGTCGTTCGGTTTGTCGCGTCGGTGCTGGGGCTTTTTTTTGCATCTCTTATCTTTACGCTGCTGGGCTTCCATCATTGGGTCGTGGCGATTTTTATCATGATCACCTTCCCCATTCTGGCCCGCTTTCAGCTCAAGGACGGCATACTGACAAGCTCGGTAATCGTATTCCAGCTCTTCTCGTTCGGAGAGGTTACCGCCGCCATTATCGGCAACGAAATGCTGCTGCTGCTCGTTGGCCTGGGTTGGGCCACTGCGATCAACTTCCTCTACATGCCTAAGGACGAGAAGGGGCTGGAGGCGATCCGAGCCCGTCTGGAGGAGGATTTCAGCACCATCTTCCGGGAGATGGCGCGCACGCTGCGGAACCCGGAGCATCTATGGAACGGCGGCGAGCTGCTGAGTGCGCACGGCATAATCGAGCAGGGTGCGCAGCGCTCCGTCCGTAATCGGGAGAATCGTATATGGAGCCACGAAACCTATTGGCCAACGTACTTCGAGATGCGCGGACAGCAGCTGTATTCCATTCAGCAGATGCTTGAGGAGCTGTCGCTCGTGTATGAGAAATGGCCGCAG
This genomic window contains:
- a CDS encoding ABC transporter substrate-binding protein — its product is MSKRTIGMLLLAVMLTAVTALAGCGKSDADKKLVRIGEVTRSLFYAPQYVAIEKGFFEEEGLDIELTTTPGGDKTMTALLSNAIDVALVGSETSIYVYQQGAEDPVINFAQLTQTDGTFLVAREKLQSFDWESLKGSVFLGQRKGGMPQMAGEFAMKKHGIDPHGDMELIQNVDFANIAPAFSSGTGDYVQLFEPTASIFEKEGKGYVVASFGTESGHLPYTVFMSKSSFIEGNPDTIQAFTNAVYRAQQWVEANDAEAIADVVLPYFENVERDILVSSIDRYKQQGSFASDPIVDEGEWNNLLDVISSAGELEERTAHSVLVNTEFAEQAIAGGE
- a CDS encoding ABC transporter ATP-binding protein is translated as MKDSTALALRRLSHVYVSDKGASLAVEGIELAVAPGEFVSLVGPSGCGKTTLLSLLAGLFPPTSGEVWLGGEKVSGPSPKVGYMLQQDYLFPWRTIRDNAAVGLEIQGTKSADTMKKVEGWLEELGLGGAGSRYPHELSGGMRQRVALARTLVTEPEVLLLDEPFSALDLHIKMQLEAIVVETLRKLGKTAVLVTHDLSEAAAMSDRVVVLGRNPGHIRKIIAIPEPIRAADPIAARKLPGFQELFEALWSELDAVDGKGGESHA
- a CDS encoding ABC transporter permease; its protein translation is MEELYAKHKRSARHTSIAALMTQIGILVIFLGLWEAAGRSKWIDPLLFSFPSKLADQLWRTMVDGSLWPHVGATVMETIAGFALGTLVGTVLAALLWWFPFLSRVLDPYLVVMNSMPKVALGPIFIVGLGPGFASIVAITLMVTVIITTINIYNRFREIDSGYIKVVRLFGASRLQLFRLVILPGSFPVIIATLKVNVGLAWVGVIVGEFLVAKIGLGYQIIYGFQVFNFTLVLSSLVVIGVVATMMYQLVAWLEKRLTEGWRER
- a CDS encoding aromatic acid exporter family protein is translated as MGKVFHPNEKPRLLHMGIRVIKTAIAAIAAIYTAIYLELSPALSAGILAILGVEVTRMKGLRSAVVRFVASVLGLFFASLIFTLLGFHHWVVAIFIMITFPILARFQLKDGILTSSVIVFQLFSFGEVTAAIIGNEMLLLLVGLGWATAINFLYMPKDEKGLEAIRARLEEDFSTIFREMARTLRNPEHLWNGGELLSAHGIIEQGAQRSVRNRENRIWSHETYWPTYFEMRGQQLYSIQQMLEELSLVYEKWPQGELIAELLDQLADDVKSEVYQGRTEQMVFELMRSFRGMELPHTREEFEVRAALFTLLHEVDRYLSIARRLKKKGDAMETQPA